A portion of the Salminus brasiliensis chromosome 11, fSalBra1.hap2, whole genome shotgun sequence genome contains these proteins:
- the tmem106ba gene encoding transmembrane protein 106Ba: MGKSLFSLPKHKSEGHEDLTPKDPDSESEEDKQDISQFPYVEFTGKDSVTCPTCQGTGRIPREQENQLVALIPYSDQRLRPRRTKLYVCISVLLCLLLSGLAVFFLFPRTIDVTYIGVKSSYVTFDTENRIVYLNITNTLNITNNNYYPIKVANITAQVQFYKTVIGKSLVSNVTTIVPLDMRQVDFSVPTVIANEMNYIFEFCTMQSIKVHNIVVMMQMTVTTVYFGHAEQISQEKYLYVDCGANTTSPSGHTNVIQ; the protein is encoded by the exons ATGGGGAAGTCTCTCTTCTCTTTACCAAAACACAAAAGCGAGGGCCATGAGGACCTGACGCCGAAAGATCCCGACTCCGAATCAGAGGAGGACAAGCAAGATATTTCACAGTTCCCGTATGTTGAGTTCACAGGCAAGGACAGCGTCACTTGTCCCACTTGTCAAGGCACAGGAAGAATACCAAGAG AACAAGAAAACCAGCTTGTTGCTTTGATACCATACAGTGACCAAAGACTTCGACCAAGAAGAAC aaagctgtatgtgtgtatttcgGTTCTCCTGTGCCTCCTGCTTTCTGGCCTGGCTGTGTTTTTCCTGTTCCCCCGCACCATCGACGTGACCTATATTGGCGTGAAGTCTTCTTATGTTACTTTTGATACAGAGAACCGGATCGTCTATCTCAACATCACA AACACACTCAACATCACTAACAACAACTACTACCCAATAAAAGTGGCAAACATCACAGCACAGGTGCAGTTCTATAAGACGGTCATTGGAAAATCACTTGTGAGCAACGTGACCACCATTGTACCTCTGGATATGCGACAG GTTGACTTTTCAGTTCCTACGGTCATAGCTAATGAGATGAACTACATTTT tgaGTTCTGCACCATGCAGTCCATAAAAGTGCACAACATTGTGGTAATGATGCA GATGACTGTGACCACCGTGTACTTTGGACACGCTGAGCAGATTTCACAAGAGAAGTACCTCTATGTGGACTGCGGCGCAAATACCACCAGCCCCAGCGGACACACAAATGTGATACAGTAA
- the seraf gene encoding von Willebrand factor D and EGF domain-containing protein yields the protein MRVFGRSSTLLQTQLLLATLALLAGVCLGRSDAPRGVSLPFVFDVKAVCDPPCKHAGICIRNNTCFCSRGYEGETCQYANCYPKCKNGGECLRPGKCRCPPGFGGKYCHKVMCDSGCWNGGDCIAVNGEAKCICPSSWTGSKCQDAICPQGCRNGGSCVAPGICSCPEGWLGGACHTAVCKKPCLNGGKCVSPDTCRCRSPFSGPQCEERKKLF from the exons ATGAGAGTGTTTGGCCGTTCGTCCACtctgctgcagacacagctccTGCTGGCCACTCTGGCCCTGTTGGCCGGTGTGTGCCTAGGCCGGTCAGATGCACCCAGAGGGGTCTCCCTACCTTTCGTCTTCGACGTCAAAGCAGTGTGTGATCCACCCTGTAAACACGCTGGAATCTGCATCCGAAACAACACCTGCTTCTGCTCACGGGGATATGAGGGAGAGACCTGCCAGTATG CAAACTGCTATCCGAAGTGCAAAAATGGAGGGGAATGCCTTCGCCCTGGAAAGTGTAGATGTCCTCCAGGTTTCGGGGGGAAATATTGCCACAAAG TGATGTGTGATAGCGGCTGCTGGAATGGCGGTGACTGCATTGCTGTGAATGGAGAGGCcaagtgcatctgtccatccagCTGGACTGGCTCCAAATGCCAAGATG CTATCTGTCCACAGGGCTGCAGGAATGGGGGCAGCTGCGTGGCCCCGGGAATCTGCAGCTGCCCAGAGGGATGGCTAGGGGGAGCCTGTCACACAG CTGTGTGTAAGAAGCCTTGTCTGAATGGGGGGAAGTGTGTGTCTCCCGACACCTGCCGCTGTCGCTCTCCGTTCTCCGGCCCCCAGTGTGAGGAGAGGAAAAAGCTCTTCTAA